The DNA region ATAAGCTGATAATAGATACAAAACCAACTTTATAATATTTGTATTTGCAGCAATGGATAACAGTCTAGCCATAATTTATCTCTCAATTTTTGTGACTATACTCACACTTGCAGCCGTGAGTATTTTTCGCCAGATTTTCAAAACTCGCAAGATTGAAAGCTCTTTTGCGAAGTTGCGAAAGAAATTAGAGAAAGAAAAAGGTACGACTCAAGAATATTATGAGTTAGGCAGTATTTATTCCGAAAAAAAACTGTATTCCCAAGCAATACTGCTGTTTCAAAAAGCTATCAAAGCTGCCCAAGAAGAGGGAGAAGAAAATATTGCCCCTATTTACAACGGGCTGGGTTATATTTATTTTACCCAAGAGCAATATGACCTAG from Nostoc commune NIES-4072 includes:
- a CDS encoding tetratricopeptide repeat protein, translating into MDNSLAIIYLSIFVTILTLAAVSIFRQIFKTRKIESSFAKLRKKLEKEKGTTQEYYELGSIYSEKKLYSQAILLFQKAIKAAQEEGEENIAPIYNGLGYIYFTQEQYDLAIRQYKEALKAKPDYVTGLNNLAHAYEKKKLTTQALQSYEEALKFDPNNPIAKRRAESLRRLVSA